A single Phycisphaeraceae bacterium DNA region contains:
- a CDS encoding methylated-DNA--[protein]-cysteine S-methyltransferase translates to MPNSGHQPIQTRFGPLSAWVEGDGSLRVEWGRGPESTAAVRTLPRDLMSRLARAADGKPAAFSDVPIPDGTPFQRKCWMIAKRIPRGATLTYGEVARRAGAPGAARAVGQAMRRNPTPLVVPCHRVVASSGLGGYSGTDRGTDPRCRCKAELLRLEGATAAHG, encoded by the coding sequence ATGCCCAATTCTGGACATCAACCCATTCAGACACGCTTCGGACCTCTCTCGGCATGGGTCGAAGGCGATGGCTCGCTCCGCGTCGAGTGGGGACGCGGCCCCGAATCAACCGCCGCCGTGCGAACCCTGCCTCGAGACCTCATGTCGCGCCTGGCTCGTGCGGCTGACGGGAAGCCCGCCGCGTTCAGCGATGTTCCCATCCCTGATGGGACGCCATTTCAGCGGAAGTGCTGGATGATCGCGAAGCGCATCCCGCGCGGCGCGACGCTCACCTACGGCGAAGTCGCCCGACGCGCCGGTGCCCCCGGGGCCGCCCGCGCCGTCGGCCAGGCGATGCGACGGAATCCGACGCCGCTCGTCGTGCCGTGTCATCGGGTCGTCGCGAGTTCGGGGCTGGGCGGCTACTCCGGCACAGATCGAGGCACTGACCCGCGCTGCCGATGCAAGGCGGAGCTGCTTCGGCTCGAGGGCGCGACGGCCGCGCACGGCTGA